Sequence from the Zeugodacus cucurbitae isolate PBARC_wt_2022May chromosome 5, idZeuCucr1.2, whole genome shotgun sequence genome:
TTTGGATAATTTATTACCTTTTCTTCATAATTTAAACCTTGATagatgatattttttatatcgcAAATATATTCAGACTTCTCCTTTGCAAATGATGTTTACCCAATTTTAGAATTAACTTCGACACGAACACGATGACCCgataataattggaaaaatcTAATAGACGGAAGTTATGCACATTTTGATATCAGCGCCATCTAGTGAACATGTTCTAAATCTCTTTTATATTCAGTtagaatatatacattaaatttttttttttgaagtagtCCAAGAATGTTGAAATCAGAACAAATAATACGGTAATTCGGAAAAATATAACTGTATCAATTCCCAGTAAGGTTCTGAATTCTATAATACTGGCAGGATCGGTaatattatttatcatttttcTGTACAATCGTTCAGGGGACATCACTCCGCTTATTTTAGAGTATGGCTGATAGAGTGTAATAAAAGTGGTACACAACATCAATGACGTTTAAACTGGATTATACTGGGTTTCATAAtgtatattaatgaaaaaaaaatcgctttCTCTTTATCAAATATTAGGTCGCACGTTTCCGAATGTGTGTTACCtgcatgcaataaaaatataatagtcTGAGACTCATTATACTATTTCCGTCACATTTTCCTATATAAATAGCAGCAGTgagctataaatattttattctactTCATTTCTCAGTACAAAACTTCATTCCAATTTGAAAACACTTCACTACGATCTTCGTCATGTTTTATAAAAGCACTTTACTCCGTTGTAAGTATGCAATAATTTGTGAAGTTCTTTACATGAAGTCCATTTTTCTAGTTATAGTTGCCACTTTTGTTTTCGCGACACTGTTAACTCTAACACATTGTGCTGAGCGGGAACTTTTTGCCACAAATACTCAGGTTTTACTGCGTCATATAAGACAGGGATCACTGCCGATACCGAGACCAGCATTTCAAGGTAACGCTCCTCATCCACGACCAGCTAGACAAGGAAATCGACCGCCTACTAGGCCAGCATAGTAGATCAAGATAAGCTCGTTCGAGACATACGGGGTTCAATGACATAacgggttatttttttaaccgtACATAATATAATCACATAATATGatgtaacaaaaataaaaattggaaataaaagcGATATtcgttttatttctattattataaaacGGAGTCTAAACGTAAGCAACTGTAAAAGAGTATAACGTTTTGTTATCAAACTGCAAAAAGTTCTATAACTTTCTTCCCATCGACTGGAGATGGCTTCCAAGTggtgcattaaattaaacgattccatatcaatgcacgtagactttattaaaaaaaaaaacatcgtaccatcccatttatacaaatataccacatcacaatagtgctaagtacctaggaatcaccctagatgctaagcttcggtGGATAGatcatgtcaagaaaaaaggggtcggtaggagatccacgttTTCAATCGGAAACaagttgtttatatataatcaagtactaaagccaatttgggcctatggagctcaactataaggttgctcaagtcaaagctGTTTTGCCTGCATTCAgtgcttccaaaataaggtaatACGAAGTATAGTTAACGCTACTTGGTATGTTTGATCTGCTGagcttcaccgtgatcttggtgtgaattcagtagtaaacgaaaaaaccaaacttgcaaagtctCATGAAATgaggcttcttcttcttcttgactggcgtagacaccgcttacgcggttatatccgagtccaaaacagcgcgccacgtatcccgccttctggcagtttggcgccaattggttattccaagcgaagccaggtgggagccaaaacgcgaatgcgctgactgtttgtttgacccatacgcttcgcttccttatccagtctggaaaaaacagaactaaaTTATGGCTTAGTCAGCATATAAATTAAGAgtcatccagactcatcggaactgttgaacgagaaaaccgactgaaacgtaagaggccttcagattTAGCAAGTAACAGTCGCctcaaatgaatttctctaacatttagcatttaattatttttttaacttattagaattgaattgttgttagtatttaatcattatatactatatatactagatacaattgtaaaaaaaacttttgttttaataaagttTACCAAACAATTGCTTAAAGTAAAGGCTTCTTTACTTGTGAAATTGTGGAACAACATAATATGTTGGCGCTTTACAAATCTGTAGCTATTATTACTTGATAATGATTCATTATTAatgtttgtaatataataataaccaaccaataatttaaaaacaataatatttacaccAAACCCGTTTTTTAATCATTGTAAAGAAAAACATATATCTGCAAGACTATATAAGGAGCTTtattcacaaatatatttttgtaaagtacAAAGAAACGTCCAAAGTATAAAATCACCACCGAACTTACGTTCAGATATCAGTTCAGCGTCAACATTCCATTCGCGATATTACCAGCATTATGCCTAGAAATTTATTTACACTCCGTAAGTTCTTCTTTTTAACAAGTATTAAATGTTTGAATCATTTTGTTGAATCATCatttgaattttagtttttggcGTTACTGTGTTAGTCGCTATATTTATGACAACTCATGCTCAGCCCGATGAGCCTGTAGCTGCGCTCGTAAGTGTACGGCTAACAACAAGCAGGCCGAGACTACCGACTAAGAGACCAACTTCACCCACAAGGAAACCAAGTCCACCCACAAGAAGACCAACTAAGAGACCCAGACCACCGACTAAGAGACCCAGGCCACCAACTAAGAGACCCAGACCACCGACCAAGAAACCAAGGCCACCGACCAAGAGACCCAGGCCACCAACCAAGAAACCAACAAGGCGACCAAGCCCGCAAACAAGACGAACTCCACCCACAAGAAGACCAACTCCACCTACAGGAAGACCAACCCCACCCACAAGAAGACCAACTCCACCCACAAGGAGACCAACTCCACCACGCTGGTCCACTACTGTGCGTGCGTaaccgaaataaaaaaatccttgtCGTCGccgtattaaatatattatcacGAAACAGTGGCATTGTGATAAGTTCAAAGGTGGCGGGAGTGCAGCAAAATGTAAAGTATAGCGAGCATTTATGATTTATACCTATCATTTACACaactaataaaaacaataaataaatttaaaatctaaaaaaatattgttgtatttgtggccCTGGAGTCTTAATATATAAGACTTTCTCTGTTCTGTAGTTCTTTAAGCTGCACAGAGACAACAGTGAttaatggaaattataattacttTCATTGATTAAGAGGAATACAACTTAGTTCTAGATTGAGAATAAAACTACCACTTAAAGAAACAGCTATGAAAGTTCCAATATGTTAGGCATTAAGGAGTGTTGCTCTatgctatttttttattgcaagaTTGGAGTTCGAAACCATATAAACAACCTATGGTTGGAAGCAGCATTGGATCCCAAcagcataaaaagaaaaatatgcgataaaaaatatttccctaATATCATAGTATGAATGaagagaaaagaaaattatttttaatattccgttccatttgtaatattaataataaaaagtccATTTCCCCTTTACCAAATCAAATATTCGACCGACTGTCTGTAacttaaatacacaaacaatatAATCGTCTGAGACTCATTACTATATTATACTATTTTCTTCACATTTTCGTAGCAGCAATAAACGGGAAATATTTTAGTCGAGCTCCTTTCTCAGTACAAAGATATATTCCAATTTGAAAACACTTCATTACGGTCTTGcgtaatgttttataaaaataatttgctcTGTAGTAAGTATTAAATAGATATTCTAGTTATGATGACCACTTTTCTGGTTCAAAACATTGCTTTTGAGCGGTGGTAAGCtctaagcaaaattaaaatatctagcTATCTAAACATAGTTTATCATTATATTTTAGAACACAGAACGTTATTTCTTACTAATGGCAATCAAAATAAACTAATTAGAAACAAAGAGGTTCGCAGGTCGAGACGTAAGCATTAAAAACTGTGATATTTTGTCAAGGACAAAAAGTTCTATAACTTTTGTCTTAGTAAAGTTTATCGAATATTAATATGTAATTCAATATCAAATAAGTGGCCAAAGTGAAGCCTTATTTACTCGTAAAATTGTGGAACAACAAACCACTTGTATAAACATTACATTACAAAACATATAGCTATTAATaccataattattattgtttttgttttgaacctggataataaaatttaaataaaacaaacaatgatttataaacaatattattaatattatatattctgcAAGACAAATTCTTTAAAGGGTCTTCTCCCACGTGTTAAGTTTCTTCAGTATAGaacaaagataaataaaaagtataaaactaCCACCGAACCTACGATCAGTTATCAGTTCCGCTTTAACCTTCGAATCAAGATATAATCACCACTATGTCTAGAAATTTATTTACACTCCGTAAGTTCTTCCTTTTCGTTTTATAATACTTTCTCAGTTTAACATTCGTATTTTAGTTTTTGGCGCTACTCTATTAGTCACTATATTTATGATAACTCATGCTCAGATGCATGTAGTGGCTGTATCGCAGTCCTTAAATTTACGACTAACAACAAGCATACCGAGTCTACCAACTAAGAGACCAATTATACCAACGATAAGACCAAGTTTACCAACGAGAAGACCAATACCGCCAACTAAGGGACCCAGACCGCCGACTAAGAGACCAAGACCACCAACCAAGAGACCAACACCACCCACCAAGAGACCAACACGAAAACCAAGTCTACCTACTGAGAGACCAATTACGAGACGACCGAGTCCACCAACATGGACAGTAACTTTGTCCCCAACTAGAAAACCTAGGCGGGTAAGACGGCCAATACCACGCCCGTGCGGTGGCATATTAAAATGTTCCCTAGCTGGACCATCTATTTGTGTGCGTagtcgaaataaaaaaatgtgtcgaCGTGTGGCCAATCAGTGCTCTTTGCGAAAGCTCAATTGTCAGTCGCAGTCACGCAACAGTAAGTAAAGATCGATCCGAAGTCCGAATTAAAATTTGTCTTAACTAATTATTTCTATTGCTTTTTACAGATTGGTTTATTACACAGTCGAAGCATTGTGGTAACCTCAAAGTTGGCGGGAAAGCAGCAAAATGTAGAGGTTAAGGAAGAAGCGTATTAGAATGGTATTCCTACTTTTGCAGTCTTTAAAACTATGACAtttaaataactaataaataaaacaaataaatgtatataaaataattctgTGTTCTTTAGATTATATAGAATGATtagatatagtatatatattgtatgaataCTTGAAAAGTTGAACAAATGGTCTGAAAGAACTTTCTCTCTCTGCGGTGTATATCtccatataaaattatttcttatgaGCTGTACCGCGAGAGGAGTTATTGACTGAAATTGTTGTCGATTAactaatttaaagaaatacgTATTGGTTCCAGATTCATGGTAAAACTGCTACTGGACTGGATAGACTTTTCATCCTGCCGCTCAAGGAAGCAACCATTAAACAAGA
This genomic interval carries:
- the LOC105215496 gene encoding zonadhesin-like isoform X1 encodes the protein MSRNLFTLLFGATLLVTIFMITHAQMHVVAVSQSLNLRLTTSIPSLPTKRPIIPTIRPSLPTRRPIPPTKGPRPPTKRPRPPTKRPTPPTKRPTRKPSLPTERPITRRPSPPTWTVTLSPTRKPRRVRRPIPRPCGGILKCSLAGPSICVRSRNKKMCRRVANQCSLRKLNCQSQSRNNWFITQSKHCGNLKVGGKAAKCRG
- the LOC105215496 gene encoding zonadhesin-like isoform X2 produces the protein MPRNLFTLLFGVTVLVAIFMTTHAQPDEPVAALVSVRLTTSRPRLPTKRPTSPTRKPSPPTKRPRPPTKRPTPPTKRPTRKPSLPTERPITRRPSPPTWTVTLSPTRKPRRVRRPIPRPCGGILKCSLAGPSICVRSRNKKMCRRVANQCSLRKLNCQSQSRNNWFITQSKHCGNLKVGGKAAKCRG